From the genome of Marinitoga litoralis, one region includes:
- a CDS encoding MutS-related protein has product MFELNYILQKLAIISPLGQKKLNNLDFITDKEMISKELNKIEETITFINSFPDNVEKIKLNLMYIKDITNILERLKNGYILDDIELFELKYFAYYYEKIRKHVELSFLDKPSLEKVFQILDPDNEKLPTFYIYDSYSNELREIRKKRKKSSEEEKELLYQKELEIEEKLREEITNKISNHIEKIEKAINDVSELDFVLAKSFLALQKGFVKPEFSDNIEYESLFNPVIKDKLIEENKDFQPIDIKLFNGVTLLTGANMTGKTVILKTIALSQYLFQYGFYVPAKKAKIKPISKVFLISGDYQSTLNGLSSYAAEMVKLNEILEYIKEKNNVLILLDELARNTNPHEGKLIVKAVIEILKNHNSISLITTHFNNVADENIRKLRIKGIRKDKLKDNIIPENINDIIDYSLIEEKEEIVPEEALTIAKLLKVDNNLIQIIERLKKEENSNE; this is encoded by the coding sequence ATGTTTGAATTAAATTATATATTACAAAAATTAGCAATTATTTCTCCGTTAGGGCAAAAAAAATTAAATAATTTAGATTTTATTACAGATAAAGAAATGATTTCTAAAGAACTTAATAAAATAGAAGAAACTATAACATTTATAAATAGTTTTCCCGATAATGTTGAAAAAATAAAATTAAATTTAATGTATATAAAGGATATTACAAATATCTTAGAAAGATTAAAAAACGGATATATTTTAGATGATATTGAATTATTCGAATTAAAATATTTTGCATATTATTATGAAAAGATTAGAAAACATGTAGAATTATCTTTTTTAGATAAACCTTCATTAGAAAAGGTATTTCAAATTTTAGATCCAGATAATGAAAAATTACCAACATTTTATATATATGATTCATATTCAAATGAGTTAAGAGAAATAAGAAAAAAAAGAAAAAAATCATCTGAAGAAGAAAAAGAATTATTATATCAAAAAGAATTAGAAATAGAAGAAAAGTTAAGAGAAGAAATAACAAATAAAATATCAAATCATATTGAAAAGATAGAAAAAGCAATTAATGATGTTTCTGAATTGGATTTTGTATTAGCAAAATCATTTTTAGCTTTACAAAAAGGTTTTGTAAAGCCAGAATTTTCAGATAATATTGAATATGAATCATTATTTAATCCAGTAATAAAAGATAAGTTAATCGAAGAAAATAAAGATTTTCAACCTATAGATATTAAATTATTTAATGGAGTTACATTATTAACTGGAGCAAATATGACAGGTAAAACTGTTATATTAAAAACAATTGCATTATCACAATATTTATTTCAATATGGATTTTATGTTCCTGCAAAAAAAGCAAAAATAAAGCCTATAAGCAAAGTATTTTTAATATCAGGAGATTATCAATCAACATTAAATGGGTTATCATCATATGCTGCAGAAATGGTTAAATTAAATGAAATATTGGAATATATAAAAGAAAAAAATAATGTGTTGATTCTTTTAGATGAATTAGCAAGAAATACAAATCCACATGAAGGAAAATTAATAGTAAAAGCAGTTATAGAAATATTGAAAAATCATAATTCTATATCATTAATTACTACTCATTTTAATAATGTAGCAGATGAAAATATTAGAAAACTAAGAATAAAAGGTATAAGAAAAGATAAATTAAAGGATAATATTATTCCTGAAAATATAAATGATATTATAGATTATTCTTTAATTGAAGAAAAAGAAGAAATAGTACCAGAAGAGGCTTTGACTATAGCAAAACTATTAAAAGTTGATAATAATTTAATACAGATAATAGAAAGGCTGAAAAAGGAGGAAAACTCTAATGAGTAA
- the ablA gene encoding lysine 2,3-aminomutase: MKRRHYTEIPLWKDVTEEQWNDWHWQMRNRITDVDTLKQVINLTPEEEEGVRNALKTLRMAITPYYASLMDPDNPKCPIRRQAVPTSKELVKDMWDMVDPLHEDEDSPAPGLTHRYPDRVLFLITDMCSMYCRHCTRRRFAGQTDSHKKMDEINAALEYIRNTPQVRDVLLSGGDALMVGIPMLEYILSELRKIPHVEVIRIGTRTPVVFPQLITDELVNMLKKYHPLWINTHFNHPKEITPESTEACRKLADAGIPLGNQSVLLRGINDSKYIMMELVHQLVKIRVRPYYIYQCDLSQGIGHFRTSVAKGLEIMESLIGHTSGFAVPSFVVDAPGGGGKIRLMPNYLISQNEHTVILRNYEGVITTYHEPEDTTTDVDDTEYREKYKWYGVAGLFDNKDRISLEPNHLERHERAKLREKYEHLVEEKK, encoded by the coding sequence ATGAAAAGAAGACATTACACTGAAATACCATTATGGAAAGATGTTACTGAAGAGCAATGGAATGATTGGCATTGGCAAATGAGGAATAGAATTACTGATGTAGATACATTAAAACAAGTTATTAATTTAACTCCAGAGGAAGAAGAAGGAGTTAGGAATGCATTAAAAACATTAAGAATGGCTATAACTCCATATTATGCATCATTAATGGATCCTGATAATCCAAAATGTCCAATTAGAAGACAAGCTGTACCTACTTCTAAAGAATTAGTTAAAGATATGTGGGATATGGTTGATCCACTACATGAAGATGAAGATTCACCTGCTCCTGGATTAACTCATAGATATCCTGATAGAGTATTATTTTTAATTACAGATATGTGCTCAATGTATTGTAGACATTGTACTAGAAGAAGATTTGCAGGCCAAACAGATTCACATAAAAAAATGGATGAAATAAATGCAGCTTTGGAATATATAAGAAATACACCTCAAGTTAGAGATGTATTATTATCTGGCGGAGATGCATTAATGGTAGGAATTCCAATGCTTGAATATATTTTAAGTGAGTTAAGAAAAATTCCTCATGTGGAAGTAATAAGAATAGGTACAAGAACACCTGTAGTTTTCCCACAATTAATAACAGATGAATTAGTAAATATGTTAAAGAAATACCATCCATTATGGATTAATACACATTTTAATCATCCAAAAGAGATTACACCAGAATCAACTGAAGCATGTAGAAAATTAGCTGATGCTGGAATACCACTTGGGAATCAAAGTGTATTGTTAAGAGGAATAAATGATAGTAAATATATTATGATGGAATTAGTTCATCAATTAGTAAAAATTAGAGTAAGACCATATTATATATATCAATGTGATTTATCACAAGGTATAGGCCACTTTAGAACATCGGTGGCAAAAGGATTAGAAATAATGGAATCATTAATAGGTCATACTTCTGGTTTTGCTGTTCCATCATTTGTCGTTGATGCACCAGGTGGTGGAGGAAAGATAAGATTAATGCCAAATTATTTAATTTCTCAAAATGAACATACAGTTATTTTGAGAAACTACGAAGGTGTTATTACTACATATCATGAACCAGAAGATACAACTACAGACGTAGATGATACAGAATACAGAGAAAAATACAAATGGTATGGTGTAGCAGGATTATTTGATAATAAAGATAGAATATCATTAGAACCTAATCATTTAGAGAGACATGAAAGAGCAAAATTGAGAGAAAAATATGAACATTTAGTGGAGGAGAAAAAATGA
- a CDS encoding L-erythro-3,5-diaminohexanoate dehydrogenase — protein MKKGCPFGTHRVIEPKGLLPQAAKKIDNTMEIYSNEILIDVITLNIDSASFTQIKEACDHDTVKMEKMILDIVNERGKMQNPVTGSGGMLIGTVKEIGPDFPDKTLKIGDKIATLVSLSLTPLKIEKIKKINIENDQVDIDGQAILFETGIYAKLPDDIPEKLALAALDVAGAPAQVAKLVKEGDTVCIIGGGGKSGVLCSYQAMENAGENGKVIVVEYSEENAKRIKDMNLAHEVIVADATKPVEIYEKVLEKTNGKYCDVTINNVNVPNTEMSSILITKDEGTVYFFSMATSFTKAALGAEGVGKDINMIIGNGYTKGHADLTLQILRDSKEIRELFEKLYI, from the coding sequence ATGAAAAAAGGATGTCCATTTGGCACACATAGGGTTATTGAACCTAAAGGATTATTACCACAAGCAGCAAAAAAAATTGATAATACAATGGAAATATACTCAAATGAGATATTAATAGATGTAATAACATTAAATATAGATTCAGCTTCTTTTACACAAATAAAGGAAGCTTGTGATCATGATACAGTTAAAATGGAAAAAATGATTCTTGATATAGTAAATGAAAGAGGAAAGATGCAAAATCCTGTAACGGGTTCTGGTGGAATGTTAATTGGTACAGTTAAAGAAATAGGACCTGATTTCCCAGATAAAACATTAAAGATAGGAGATAAAATTGCTACATTGGTATCATTGTCATTAACTCCACTAAAAATAGAGAAAATAAAAAAAATAAATATAGAAAACGACCAAGTAGATATAGATGGTCAAGCAATATTATTTGAAACAGGTATATATGCTAAATTGCCAGATGATATACCAGAAAAATTAGCATTAGCAGCATTAGATGTTGCAGGAGCTCCAGCACAAGTAGCTAAATTAGTTAAAGAAGGAGATACTGTTTGTATTATAGGTGGTGGGGGAAAATCAGGAGTATTATGTTCCTACCAAGCAATGGAAAATGCTGGAGAAAATGGAAAAGTAATTGTTGTTGAATATTCTGAAGAAAATGCAAAAAGAATAAAGGATATGAATTTAGCACATGAAGTTATAGTTGCAGATGCTACAAAACCTGTAGAAATATATGAAAAAGTATTAGAAAAAACTAATGGCAAATATTGTGATGTAACTATAAATAATGTGAATGTGCCTAATACAGAAATGTCATCTATTTTAATTACTAAAGATGAAGGAACAGTATATTTCTTCTCAATGGCAACATCCTTTACAAAAGCAGCGTTAGGTGCTGAAGGTGTTGGAAAAGATATTAATATGATAATTGGAAATGGATATACAAAAGGGCATGCAGATTTAACACTTCAAATATTGAGAGATTCAAAAGAAATAAGAGAATTATTTGAAAAATTATATATTTAA
- a CDS encoding lysine 5,6-aminomutase subunit alpha: MSKLGLDFKKVEYARSLARKIAEDVQNFVDKRSTVSVERTICRLLGIDGIDENEVPLPNVVVDHIKEKGLLQQGAAFLLGNAIIETGLSPQEIAEKISKNELDLSRIKVHSKEKANEAILPFVDSMIKRIQDNRRKRNEYLEKLGEGPQPYLYVIVATGNIYEDVVQAQAAARQGADIIAVIRTTGQSLLDFVPYGPTTEGFGGTMATQENFRIMRKALDEVGEEVGRYIRLVNYASGLCMPEISAMGAMERLDVMLNDALYGILFRDINMQRTIIDQYFSRVINGFSGIIINTGEDNYLTTADAYEEAHTVLTSDLINEQLALMAGIPEEQMGLGHAFEMNPDLTNGFLYELAQAQMLREIFPKAPLKYMPPTKYMTGNIFKGHVQDALFNVVSIWTKQGIQLLGMLTEAIHTPFMSDRYLSIENARYIFNNMKNIGDEIEFKKDGIIQRRAQQVLDESVQLLEKMVHDGLFVSLSKGTFANIKRPIDGGKGLDGVFEKGDNYFNPFINKMLEAERP, from the coding sequence ATGAGTAAATTAGGTTTAGATTTTAAGAAAGTTGAATATGCAAGAAGTTTAGCAAGAAAAATAGCTGAAGATGTACAAAATTTTGTAGATAAAAGATCTACTGTTTCTGTTGAAAGAACTATATGCAGATTATTAGGAATTGATGGTATAGATGAAAATGAAGTTCCTTTACCAAATGTTGTAGTGGATCATATAAAAGAAAAAGGATTATTACAACAAGGTGCCGCATTTTTATTAGGTAATGCAATTATTGAAACTGGTTTATCCCCACAAGAAATTGCAGAAAAAATATCAAAAAATGAATTAGATTTATCAAGAATAAAAGTGCATTCAAAAGAAAAAGCGAATGAAGCTATTTTGCCATTTGTGGATAGTATGATTAAAAGAATTCAAGATAATAGAAGAAAAAGAAATGAATATTTAGAAAAATTAGGAGAAGGCCCACAACCTTATCTATATGTAATAGTAGCAACTGGTAATATATATGAAGATGTTGTTCAAGCACAAGCTGCAGCTAGACAAGGTGCAGATATAATTGCTGTTATTAGAACTACAGGTCAAAGTTTATTAGATTTTGTACCATATGGTCCTACTACAGAAGGATTTGGCGGTACAATGGCTACACAAGAAAATTTCAGAATAATGAGAAAAGCATTAGATGAAGTAGGAGAAGAAGTTGGCAGATACATTAGGCTTGTTAATTATGCCTCAGGTCTTTGTATGCCTGAAATATCAGCTATGGGAGCTATGGAAAGATTAGACGTAATGCTTAATGATGCATTATATGGAATATTATTTAGAGATATTAATATGCAAAGAACAATAATTGATCAATATTTTTCAAGAGTTATAAATGGATTTTCTGGAATTATTATTAATACTGGTGAAGATAATTATTTAACCACTGCAGATGCATATGAAGAGGCACATACTGTTTTGACATCTGATTTAATTAATGAACAATTAGCTTTAATGGCTGGTATCCCTGAAGAACAAATGGGATTAGGCCATGCATTTGAAATGAATCCAGATCTTACAAATGGATTTTTATATGAGTTAGCTCAAGCACAAATGTTAAGGGAGATATTCCCTAAAGCACCATTAAAATATATGCCACCAACAAAATATATGACAGGAAATATATTTAAAGGGCATGTACAAGATGCATTATTTAATGTAGTTTCCATATGGACAAAACAAGGAATTCAATTATTAGGAATGCTCACAGAAGCAATTCATACACCATTTATGTCAGATAGATATTTATCTATTGAAAATGCAAGATATATTTTCAATAATATGAAAAATATAGGTGATGAAATAGAATTTAAAAAGGATGGAATAATTCAAAGAAGAGCACAACAAGTATTGGACGAATCAGTTCAATTATTAGAAAAAATGGTACATGATGGATTATTTGTTTCTCTATCAAAAGGTACTTTTGCAAACATCAAAAGACCTATTGATGGTGGAAAAGGATTAGATGGTGTATTTGAAAAAGGAGATAATTACTTCAATCCATTTATTAATAAAATGTTGGAGGCTGAAAGACCATGA
- a CDS encoding OAM dimerization domain-containing protein, whose product MSGGLYSTEKKDFDKTLNLKAIKPYGDTMNDGKTQLSFTLPVPDGDEAVEAAKQLMKKMGFDDPMVVYHKELTKGFTFIIAYGSCTHTVDYTAIHVPKVESTTWSMEETDEFIKKNIGRKIRVIGASTGTDAHTVGIDAIMNMKGYAGHYGLERYEMFETLNMGSQVPNEEFVAKAIEFNADALLVSQTVTQKDIHIKNLTELVEILEAEGIRDKVILIAGGPRITHELVKELGYDAGFGANTYADDVASYIAQEMYRRIQEGGK is encoded by the coding sequence ATGAGCGGAGGATTATATTCAACAGAAAAAAAGGATTTTGATAAGACATTAAATTTAAAAGCAATAAAACCATATGGAGATACAATGAATGATGGTAAAACTCAATTGAGTTTTACATTACCTGTACCTGATGGTGATGAAGCTGTGGAAGCTGCAAAACAACTTATGAAAAAAATGGGTTTTGATGATCCTATGGTTGTTTATCACAAAGAACTAACAAAAGGTTTTACATTTATTATAGCCTATGGTAGCTGTACTCATACTGTAGATTATACAGCTATTCATGTTCCTAAAGTAGAGTCTACAACATGGAGTATGGAAGAAACAGATGAGTTTATTAAGAAAAATATTGGTAGAAAAATAAGAGTTATTGGTGCAAGTACAGGTACTGATGCACATACAGTTGGAATAGATGCAATAATGAATATGAAAGGTTATGCTGGACATTATGGTCTTGAAAGATATGAAATGTTTGAAACATTAAATATGGGAAGTCAAGTTCCTAATGAAGAATTTGTGGCTAAAGCAATAGAATTTAATGCAGATGCATTACTTGTTTCTCAAACAGTTACTCAAAAGGATATACATATAAAAAATCTTACAGAATTAGTTGAAATATTAGAAGCAGAAGGTATTAGAGATAAAGTGATATTAATTGCAGGTGGTCCTAGAATTACTCATGAATTAGTAAAAGAATTAGGATATGATGCAGGATTTGGAGCAAACACATATGCTGATGATGTTGCATCATATATTGCTCAAGAAATGTATAGAAGAATACAAGAAGGAGGTAAATAA
- a CDS encoding MaoC family dehydratase translates to MKYEDIKLNQIYEVKRKITPHMVETFAEITGDKNPVHLDEEFASKTIFKKRIAHGILSVGLISAVLGMEFPGPGTIYLKQDSKFLKPIYLDEEITIRIIVKEKIEEKSRLVLTTQIIKEDGTLALDGEALVLFKK, encoded by the coding sequence ATGAAGTATGAAGATATAAAATTAAATCAAATATATGAAGTAAAAAGAAAAATCACACCGCATATGGTAGAAACTTTTGCAGAAATAACAGGAGATAAAAATCCTGTTCATTTAGATGAAGAATTTGCAAGTAAAACTATTTTTAAAAAAAGAATAGCACATGGAATATTAAGCGTTGGTTTAATTTCAGCTGTTTTAGGTATGGAATTTCCAGGTCCTGGGACAATATATTTGAAACAAGATTCTAAATTTTTAAAACCTATATATTTAGATGAAGAGATAACAATAAGAATAATTGTAAAAGAAAAGATAGAAGAAAAATCTAGATTAGTATTAACAACACAAATAATAAAAGAAGATGGAACATTAGCATTAGATGGAGAAGCATTAGTATTATTTAAGAAATAA